In one Juglans regia cultivar Chandler chromosome 11, Walnut 2.0, whole genome shotgun sequence genomic region, the following are encoded:
- the LOC108998914 gene encoding putative kinase-like protein TMKL1, whose amino-acid sequence MKNTHMIKVVLGLTSTTLLVILVLFFFFYRKRTAENGREDIENMDQKQGVEAQTEDLIKFHGGQDLTISDILDAPGEVIGKSNFGTLYKALMQQNSTLRLLRFLRPVCSARGMEFDDVIQLLGCVRHPNLVPLLGFYAGTRGEKLLVHPFYRRGNLAEFIRDGNGESQTWAIIYSISMGISKGLEHLHTGFQKPIIHGNLKSKNVLLDRNYHPYISDFGLHLLLNATASQEMLEASAAEGYKAPELIKMKDASEETDIYSLGVILLELISGREPINENPTPDEDFYLPNFMRNAVLGHRIGDLFRPEILLSSDNGDRSRVTEERILKLFQLAMACCSPSPSLRPNIKQVLWKLEAIGK is encoded by the exons ATGAAGAACACCCACATGATCAAAGTAGTTCTTGGACTAACTTCAACAACTTTGTTGGTGATTCTCgtacttttcttcttcttttaccGCAAAAGAACGGCAGAAAATGGTCGTGAAGACATAGAAAACATGGATCAGAAACAGGGAGTTGAGGCACAGACGGAGGACTTGATAAAATTCCATGGCGGGCAGGACCTAACGATAAGTGACATACTGGATGCTCCGGGGGAGGTGATAGGAAAATCCAACTTTGGCACCCTGTACAAGGCCTTAATGCAGCAGAATAGTACGTTGAGGCTGCTGAGGTTTCTGAGGCCAGTGTGCAGTGCTAGAGGTATGGAATTTGACGATGTGATTCAGCTTCTGGGGTGCGTAAGGCATCCCAACTTGGTGCCTCTTCTGGGATTCTATGCAGGGACGAGGGGAGAGAAGCTTCTTGTTCACCCCTTTTACAGGCGCGGCAATTTGGCAGAATTCATTCGAG ATGGAAATGGTGAATCTCAAACATGGGCCATTATTTATAGCATCTCAATGGGAATATCCAAGGGATTGGAACATCTCCATACAGGATTTCAGAAGCCCATAATCCATGGAAACCTCAAGTCAAAAAACGTACTTTTGGATCGCAATTACCATCCTTACATCTCTGACTTCGGCCTTCATCTTCTGTTGAATGCTACTGCTAGCCAAGAAATGCTTGAAGCTTCAGCAGCTGAGGGTTACAAGGCTCCAGAGCTGATCAAAATGAAAGATGCAAGCGAAGAGACTGATATATACAGCCTTGGGGTGATCTTACTTGAACTAATTTCAGGGAGGGAGCCTATCAATGAGAACCCAACTCCTGATGAGGATTTTTATCTGCCCAACTTCATGAGGAATGCTGTCCTTGGACATAGGATTGGAGACTTATTTCGTCCTGAAATACTTCTCAGCAGCGACAATGGGGATCGAAGCCGGGTTACTGAAGAACGCATTCTCAAACTCTTTCAGCTTGCTATGGCTTGTtgttctccttctccttctctccgGCCCAATATTAAGCAAGTTCTCTGGAAGCTTGAAGCTATTGGAAAATAA
- the LOC108998895 gene encoding U-box domain-containing protein 35-like, with protein sequence MDKSEIEADDNLAPLPSSSLVVAVAINGKRKSKYAVKWALEKFVPEGKATFKLMHVRARINSVPTPMGTIPVSQVRDEVAAAYMKDVEWQTSEMLLPCKKLCAQKKVEVDVLVIESDNVANALAEEIAKLGINKLVIGASYRGLFTRKLKGLASKISVRTPRFCTVYAISKGKLSSIRPSNIEMTRSLKDDSSEASYSTRSSSCYTSSSLTDLGSVASYSHAGSPSLLMQQFQALATINQTLLKTGKSSFETSQSLDVEEGKDDMSSCPTNEDSEHAMRQVSIFKSMPTDNQSCISDQVSASEMLTEYPSSETQENISFELEKLRTELRHARGMYAMAQSETIDASLKLINLNKHRLEEAMKLKEINLNEEMAKELARQEKKRYEAAVTEATYVRQCAEREASQRKEAEMKAIHDAKEKEKLENALVGPVQPYKKITWEEIVSASSSFSEELKIGMGAYGAVYKCSLHHTTAAVKVLHSKGSHMTKQFQQELKILSEIHHPHLLLLLGACVDHGCLVYEYMENGSLEDRLLRKNGTTPIPWFERYRIAWEVASVLAFLHNSKPKPIIHRDLKPANILLDYNLVSKIGDVGLSTMLRSDSTSMSTSCKDTGPVGTLCYIDPEYQRTGSISPESDVYAFGMVILQLLTAKPAMALAHVVETALSDGHLLEILDQEAGNWPIEETKALAELGLSCAEIRRRDRPDLKDKVLPALERLKEVGERARDSIPIVLSPPNHFICPILKEVMNDPCVAADGYTYDRGAIDQWLEVNNKSPMTNMPLPNKNLIPNFTLLSAIMEWKSRDQ encoded by the exons ATGGATAAAAGCGAAATTGAAGCAGATGACAACCTTGCACCACTGCCTTCGTCATCTTTAGTTGTTGCAGTAGCCATCaacggaaaaagaaaaagcaaatatGCAGTAAAATGGGCACTGGAGAAGTTTGTTCCTGAGGGAAAGGCTACCTTCAAGCTGATGCACGTCCGTGCAAGGATTAATTCAGTTCCCACACCTA TGGGAACAATTCCAGTTTCACAAGTTCGGGATGAGGTGGCAGCAGCTTATATGAAGGATGTGGAGTGGCAAACAAGTGAAATGCTTCTTCCTTGCAAGAAGTTGTGCGCTCAGAAAAAG GTGGAAGTGGATGTTCTAGTGATTGAATCTGATAATGTGGCAAATGCACTAGCAGAGGAGATTGCTAAGCTTGGTATCAACAAGTTGGTTATAGGAGCTTCATACCGTGGCTTATTTACACG GAAACTTAAAGGTCTAGCCTCGAAAATCTCAGTCCGCACTCCAAGATTCTGTACAGTCTATGCTATTTCAAAGGGAAAGTTGTCTTCTATACGCCCATCGAATATTGAAATGACTAGAAGCCTTAAAGATGACAGTAGCGAGGCAAGTTATTCTACCAGAAGTTCATCATGCTACACTTCCAGTTCACTGACAG ACCTTGGTTCAGTTGCTTCCTACTCTCATGCTGGTTCTCCTTCCCTACTAATGCAGCAATTTCAAGCTCTTGCAACTATTAACCAGACCCTTCTTAAGACAGGAAAAAGTTCATTTGAAACCAGCCAGTCTTTAGATGTCGAGGAAGGGAAGGATGATATGAGTTCTTGTCCCACTAATGAAGATTCTGAGCATGCCATGCGTCAGGTCTCCATCTTCAAAAGCATGCCAACAGATAATCAGTCATGCATTTCTGATCAAGTTTCCGCCTCAGAAATGCTCACCGAGTATCCTTCATCTGAGACCCAG gaaaatattagttttgaGCTAGAAAAGCTAAGAACTGAACTCAGACATGCCCGAGGAATGTATGCAATGGCTCAAAGTGAGACAATTGATGCCTCCTTGAAG CTGATCAATCTGAATAAACACCGATTGGAGGAAGCAATGAAGCTCAAGGAGATCAATCTCAACGAGGAGATGGCCAAAGAATTAGCAAGACAAGAGAAAAAGAGGTATGAAGCTGCTGTAACAGAAGCCACATACGTGAGACAATGTGCTGAAAGAGAAGCTTCCCAACGTAAAGAAGCAGAGATGAAGGCTATTCATGatgcaaaagagaaagagaaacttGAGAATGCTCTTGTGGGTCCAGTACAGCCATACAAAAAGATCACATGGGAAGAGATTGTGTCTGCCTCTTCATCCTTTTCTGAAGAACTTAAAATAGGGATGGGAGCATATGGAGCAGTTTATAAATGCAGTTTGCATCATACAACTGCCGCAGTGAAAGTTCTTCACTCTAAAGGGAGTCACATGACTAAGCAATTCCAGCAGGAG CTTAAAATCTTGAGTGAAATTCATCATCCACATCTACTCCTCCTTCTTGGAGCATGTGTAGATCATGGTTGCCTCGTGTATGAGTACATGGAGAATGGTAGCTTGGAGGACAGGTTGCTCAGGAAAAATGGTACAACCCCTATCCCTTGGTTTGAGAGGTACCGAATAGCTTGGGAAGTAGCCTCAGTGCTTGCCTTTCTTCACAACTCAAAGCCAAAACCAATTATCCATCGCGATCTGAAACCGGCAAACATATTGCTTGACTACAACCTTGTAAGCAAGATCGGTGATGTTGGCCTTTCTACAATGCTTCGTTCAGATTCTACTTCTATGTCTACCTCATGCAAGGACACGGGGCCTGTTGGAACACTTTGCTACATAGATCCTGAGTATCAGAGAACTGGGTCAATCTCTCCAGAATCTGATGTCTATGCTTTTGGGATGGTGATTCTGCAGTTGCTGACTGCAAAGCCAGCAATGGCACTGGCCCATGTGGTGGAAACTGCTTTGAGTGATGGTCATTTACTGGAAATTTTGGACCAAGAGGCTGGGAATTGGCCAATTGAGGAGACAAAGGCATTGGCTGAACTGGGACTGAGCTGTGCTGAGATTCGACGTAGAGATAGAcctgatttgaaagataaagtACTTCCTGCACTGGAGAGATTGAAGGAGGTTGGAGAGAGGGCTCGAGACTCGATTCCCATAGTTCTATCCCCACCTAACCACTTCATCTGCCCAATTCTAAAG GAGGTGATGAATGACCCTTGTGTTGCTGCGGATGGTTACACTTATGACCGCGGAGCAATAGACCAATGGCTTGAAGTAAACAATAAATCGCCAATGACCAATATGCCATTGCCCAATAAGAATCTGATCCCAAATTTCACGCTTCTATCTGCGATTATGGAATGGAAGTCTAGAGACCAATAA